In one window of Zonotrichia albicollis isolate bZonAlb1 chromosome 35, bZonAlb1.hap1, whole genome shotgun sequence DNA:
- the LOC141726477 gene encoding myosin-binding protein C, fast-type-like has protein sequence METQYPSLRAVPMGRLKRLKKIKVEPKKSEAFIRKLDPAYQVDKGNKIRLMVELSNPDLPLKWYKNGQLIKPSNKYVFENVGLKRILTINKCSLADDAAYECRVNDEKSFTEVFVKEPPVTIMKGPEDQQVVVGERVVLEAEVSEEGAQVMWYGPAVFHLVSTPCPSPHPPGVHLHVHPMFMSISTPCPPHVHSISIFFSIISIISISTPCPPCVHPMSMST, from the exons ATGGAAACTCAGTATCCCTCCCTCCGCGCCGTTCCCATG GGGAGGCTGAAGCGCCTCAAGAAGATCAAGGTGGAGCCCAAGAAGAGCGAAG CCTTCATCCGGAAGCTGGACCCCGCCTACCAGGTGGACAAAGGCAACAAGATCCGGCTGATGGTGGAGCTCAGCAACCCCGACCTGCCCCTCAAGTGGTACAAGAACGGGCAGCTCATCAAGCCCAGCAACAA GTACGTGTTTGAGAACGTGGGCCTCAAGCGCATCCTCACCATCAACAAGTGCTCGCTGGCCGATGACGCCGCCTACGAGTGCCGGGTCAACGACGAGAAGAGCTTCACCGAGGTCTTCGTCAAAG AGCCGCCGGTGACCATCATGAAGGGCCCTGAGGACCAGCAGGTGGTGGTGGGCGAGCGCGTGGTGCTGGAGGCCGAGGTGTCCGAGGAGGGCGCGCAGGTCATGTGGTACGGGCCAGCCGTCT TCCACCTGGTGTCCACCCCATGTCCATCTCCACACCCACCTGGTGTCCATCTCCATGTCCATCCCATGTTCATGTCCATCTCCACTCCATGTCCACCCCATGTCCACTCCATCTCCATCTTCTTCTCCATCATCTCCATCATCTCCATCTCCACTCCATGTCCACCTTGTGTCCACCCCATGTCCATGTCCACCTGA